From the Phycisphaerae bacterium genome, one window contains:
- a CDS encoding aspartate 1-decarboxylase has translation MLLKFLRSKIHGAKVTEANINYIGSIAIDTQLMEAAGLRTSEIVMVADVENGNRLMTYVIPAPAGSKTICLNGAAARLVSVGDTVLVFSFAYLTEEEAARHRARIVLMGEDNEVKEIFDQ, from the coding sequence ATGTTGCTGAAGTTCCTGCGGTCGAAGATTCATGGGGCGAAGGTGACCGAGGCGAATATCAACTACATCGGATCCATCGCCATCGACACGCAGTTGATGGAGGCGGCGGGCCTGAGGACCAGCGAGATCGTGATGGTGGCGGACGTGGAGAACGGGAACCGGCTGATGACGTACGTGATTCCGGCGCCGGCGGGTTCGAAGACGATCTGTTTGAACGGGGCGGCGGCGCGGCTGGTGAGCGTGGGGGATACGGTGCTGGTGTTTTCGTTCGCGTATTTGACGGAAGAGGAGGCGGCGCGGCATCGGGCGAGGATCGTGCTGATGGGGGAGGATAATGAGGTCAAAGAGATTTTCGATCAGTGA
- a CDS encoding phosphotriesterase-related protein (phosphotriesterase homology protein; PhP; YhfV; member of a family of proteins related to phosphotriesterase (PTE)) — translation MSAMTVLGAVPVDELGVTQMHEHVLANSDYDGNDYNLVMDDVEVATREVEYFKAAGGNTIVDLSCVGLGRDAAGLRRIAERTGVHVIACTGFYRECSYPAYAREETADQLARRMIREHREGIDDTGVRPGILAEIATEYGVGKMSVGEEKVFTAVAYAQVETGMPVSTHCWAGELAHEQIAVLTRNGVSPGKIVIGHLAVDGTAEARIPKIAEKGVFLGIDCIGYAYERVVVMKDAERARLVRRLIDAGFLNQITMSQDVARKLLLKHYHGIGYEYLLRRFVPMLRDNGVTQEQIHTILVENPKRAFA, via the coding sequence GTGAGCGCGATGACGGTTCTTGGAGCGGTGCCGGTGGATGAGCTGGGCGTGACGCAGATGCACGAGCACGTGCTGGCGAACAGCGACTATGACGGGAACGACTATAACCTGGTGATGGACGACGTGGAGGTGGCGACGCGGGAGGTCGAGTATTTCAAGGCGGCGGGAGGAAACACCATTGTCGATCTGTCGTGCGTGGGTCTGGGACGCGACGCAGCGGGCCTCAGGCGGATCGCGGAGCGGACGGGCGTGCACGTGATCGCGTGCACGGGTTTTTATCGCGAGTGCAGCTATCCGGCGTATGCGCGGGAGGAGACGGCGGACCAGTTGGCGCGGCGGATGATCCGGGAGCATCGGGAGGGGATCGACGATACGGGCGTCCGGCCGGGCATTCTGGCGGAGATCGCCACGGAGTACGGGGTGGGGAAGATGAGCGTGGGGGAGGAGAAGGTTTTTACGGCGGTGGCGTACGCGCAGGTGGAGACGGGCATGCCGGTTTCGACGCACTGCTGGGCGGGCGAGCTGGCGCACGAGCAGATCGCGGTGCTGACGCGGAACGGGGTGTCGCCGGGCAAGATCGTGATCGGGCATCTGGCGGTGGATGGGACGGCGGAGGCGCGGATTCCGAAGATCGCGGAGAAGGGGGTGTTTCTGGGGATCGACTGCATCGGGTACGCGTACGAGCGGGTGGTGGTGATGAAGGACGCGGAGCGGGCGCGGCTGGTGCGACGGCTGATTGACGCGGGTTTTTTGAACCAGATCACGATGTCGCAGGACGTGGCCCGCAAGCTGCTGTTGAAGCACTATCACGGGATCGGGTACGAGTATCTGCTGCGCCGCTTCGTTCCGATGCTGAGGGACAATGGGGTGACGCAGGAGCAGATTCATACGATTCTGGTGGAGAATCCCAAGCGGGCGTTCGCCTGA
- a CDS encoding PEP-CTERM sorting domain-containing protein has translation MWRGLVVVAAVAVFVGSAVATPINYGDFTGVTMRYQQISEDSGTDPLPLYNSPTLVGDTLQFNNLSFYSSSSGNAADTTDGNLMGWIEAKVGSVIQSIAFDEYGDVSLNGSPLKWGYASVTNTIFVQVHEIDRVAVAPFTFTIDMVMTPSDGDWTLMDDGYGSWDWEGHLLADVTQALRDKGYATGYATKLYFEMDNTLNTSSETGTSAYIAKKLTDGLKVTASVEVPEPITVLLMGLGLGLLRVRRG, from the coding sequence ATGTGGCGAGGGCTGGTTGTGGTGGCGGCGGTGGCGGTATTTGTCGGGTCGGCGGTGGCGACTCCCATCAACTACGGTGATTTTACCGGGGTTACGATGCGCTACCAGCAGATCTCGGAGGACTCGGGAACGGATCCACTTCCGCTGTATAATTCGCCGACGTTGGTCGGGGATACGCTGCAGTTTAACAACCTGAGTTTCTACTCCTCCTCGAGCGGCAACGCGGCCGACACGACGGATGGGAACCTGATGGGGTGGATCGAGGCGAAGGTGGGTTCGGTGATCCAGTCGATCGCGTTTGATGAGTACGGGGACGTTTCGCTGAACGGTAGTCCGCTGAAATGGGGCTATGCGAGCGTGACGAACACCATTTTTGTGCAAGTCCACGAGATCGACCGGGTGGCGGTGGCGCCGTTCACGTTTACGATCGACATGGTGATGACCCCGTCGGACGGGGACTGGACGCTGATGGACGACGGCTACGGCAGTTGGGACTGGGAGGGGCATCTGCTGGCCGACGTGACGCAGGCGCTGCGAGACAAAGGCTATGCGACGGGGTACGCGACGAAGCTCTACTTCGAGATGGACAACACGCTGAACACGTCAAGCGAAACGGGCACATCGGCGTACATTGCCAAGAAGCTGACGGATGGGCTGAAGGTGACGGCGTCGGTGGAGGTGCCGGAGCCGATAACGGTGCTGCTGATGGGTCTGGGGCTTGGGCTGCTGCGGGTTCGTCGGGGATAG
- a CDS encoding pantoate--beta-alanine ligase gives MLTAETIAEARRAVRTARGQGRRVGLVPTMGALHEGHLSLMAAARAECEFVAVSIFVNPIQFGPNEDYQRYPRPIERDLAACREAGVDLVFAPSAGEMYRQERLTSVVVRGMTEGLCGRQRPGHFEGVTTVVAKLFNILDPDAAYFGEKDAQQALVLRKMVVDLDFPIAMRFCPTVREADGLALSSRNAYLSADERERALCLSRGLEAGRRMIAEGRTEAAAIAAAMRRIIEAAEPEKIDYIEIVDPHTLGPVARVAGPVLMATAVRIGRTRLIDNILVDSQGNKIRMNDLFL, from the coding sequence ATGTTGACGGCGGAGACGATAGCGGAGGCGAGGCGGGCGGTTCGGACGGCTCGCGGGCAGGGCCGTCGGGTGGGTCTGGTTCCGACGATGGGGGCGCTGCACGAGGGGCACTTGTCGCTGATGGCGGCGGCGAGGGCGGAATGCGAGTTTGTGGCGGTCAGCATTTTCGTGAATCCGATCCAGTTCGGGCCGAATGAGGACTATCAGCGGTATCCGCGGCCGATCGAGCGGGATCTGGCGGCGTGTCGCGAGGCGGGCGTGGACCTGGTGTTTGCCCCGTCGGCTGGGGAGATGTACCGGCAGGAGCGGCTGACGTCGGTGGTGGTGCGCGGGATGACCGAGGGGCTGTGCGGTCGGCAGCGGCCGGGGCATTTTGAGGGGGTGACCACGGTGGTGGCCAAGCTGTTCAATATCCTGGATCCGGATGCGGCGTATTTCGGCGAGAAGGACGCCCAGCAGGCGCTGGTGTTGCGTAAGATGGTGGTGGACCTGGACTTCCCGATCGCGATGCGTTTTTGCCCGACGGTCCGTGAGGCGGACGGGCTGGCCCTCAGTTCGCGGAACGCGTACCTGTCGGCGGACGAGCGGGAGCGGGCGCTGTGCCTGAGCCGGGGGCTGGAGGCGGGCCGCCGGATGATCGCGGAGGGGCGGACCGAGGCGGCGGCGATCGCGGCGGCGATGCGGCGGATCATCGAGGCGGCTGAGCCTGAGAAGATCGACTACATCGAGATCGTCGATCCGCATACGCTTGGGCCGGTGGCACGGGTGGCGGGGCCGGTGCTGATGGCGACGGCGGTGCGGATCGGGCGCACGCGGCTGATCGACAATATTCTCGTGGACAGCCAAGGGAATAAGATTAGAATGAACGATTTGTTCCTCTAG
- a CDS encoding 9-O-acetylesterase, with protein sequence MRGLGWLMTGVAALAWAGSACGEVSVHGMFGDHAVLQRGIAVPVWGKAAAGEKVVVTIGGQTATTTAGADGSWRVNLEPMAAGGPLEMTVAGTNTIVLKDVVVGEVWIGSGQSNMQMTVGGSRDAGQEMAEATYPMIRQCSVAHRPMAEPTPEVSTSWTVCSPETVGGFTAVGYFFARDLHKALGVPVGIINSSWGGTPAEAWTPRDVMKAEGINAGMVEYYEQCVANQDEMMKKYQEDLAAYEKLKAGGKIRDRQEDPGDKGFEQGWAKVDFDDSGWERIELPRTWPESMDGAIWYRREVTLPEDWAGRDVQISLGSIDDYDVTYFNGERVGSTGNETANWWVHWRQYTIPGRLVKAGRNVVAVRVFDDLSGGGFTGMPEDMYVKAAGGAERISLAGPWRQQMELSLPAIQVSRPPSVPFGPKNPNAPGTLYNGMIYPLAPYAVRGAIWYQGESNVGRPGEYARLLSTMIREWRRLWGQEEFAFGIVQLANFLAVQRDANVSSGWAALRDAQLRVSQMDENVGLAVIIDIGEAADIHPKNKQDVGKRLGLWALATVYGRDVEYCGPIYRSMKVEDGKVRLSFDHVGGGLTARGDGPLKGFAICGEDGQFVWAEAKIEGETVVVWSEQVAKPTAVRYAWADNPVCNLYNEAGLPASPFWARE encoded by the coding sequence ATGCGCGGTTTGGGATGGCTGATGACGGGCGTGGCGGCGTTGGCGTGGGCTGGGTCGGCGTGCGGCGAGGTGAGCGTGCACGGGATGTTCGGCGATCATGCGGTGCTTCAGCGGGGGATCGCGGTTCCGGTGTGGGGCAAGGCGGCGGCGGGCGAGAAGGTGGTGGTGACGATCGGCGGCCAGACGGCGACGACGACGGCGGGCGCGGACGGGTCGTGGCGGGTGAATCTCGAGCCGATGGCGGCGGGCGGGCCGCTGGAGATGACGGTGGCGGGGACCAACACGATTGTATTGAAGGACGTGGTGGTCGGCGAGGTGTGGATCGGTTCGGGGCAGTCGAACATGCAGATGACGGTGGGAGGAAGCCGGGACGCCGGTCAGGAGATGGCGGAGGCGACGTATCCGATGATCCGGCAGTGTTCGGTGGCGCATCGGCCGATGGCGGAGCCAACGCCGGAGGTTTCGACGTCGTGGACGGTGTGTTCGCCGGAGACGGTGGGCGGATTTACGGCGGTGGGGTATTTTTTCGCGCGGGATCTGCACAAGGCGTTGGGCGTGCCGGTGGGGATCATCAACAGCAGTTGGGGCGGGACGCCGGCTGAGGCGTGGACGCCGCGCGATGTGATGAAGGCGGAGGGGATCAACGCGGGGATGGTGGAGTATTACGAGCAGTGCGTGGCGAACCAGGACGAGATGATGAAGAAATACCAGGAGGACCTGGCGGCGTACGAGAAGCTCAAGGCGGGAGGGAAGATCCGCGACCGTCAGGAGGACCCGGGCGACAAGGGGTTCGAGCAGGGCTGGGCGAAGGTCGATTTCGACGATTCGGGTTGGGAGCGTATCGAGCTTCCGCGGACGTGGCCGGAGTCGATGGACGGGGCGATCTGGTATCGGCGCGAGGTGACGCTGCCGGAGGATTGGGCGGGTCGCGACGTGCAGATCAGCCTGGGTTCGATCGACGACTACGACGTGACATATTTCAACGGCGAGCGGGTCGGTTCGACGGGCAATGAGACGGCGAACTGGTGGGTACACTGGCGTCAGTACACGATTCCCGGGCGGCTGGTGAAGGCGGGGCGGAACGTGGTGGCGGTGCGGGTGTTTGACGACCTGTCGGGCGGCGGGTTTACGGGGATGCCGGAGGACATGTATGTGAAGGCGGCGGGCGGCGCGGAGCGGATTTCGCTGGCGGGGCCGTGGCGGCAGCAAATGGAGTTGAGTTTGCCCGCGATCCAGGTGAGCCGTCCGCCGAGCGTTCCGTTCGGGCCGAAGAATCCGAACGCGCCGGGCACGCTGTACAACGGGATGATTTATCCGCTGGCGCCGTACGCGGTTCGCGGGGCGATCTGGTATCAGGGCGAGTCGAACGTGGGCCGGCCGGGCGAGTACGCGCGGCTGCTATCGACGATGATTCGCGAGTGGCGGCGGCTTTGGGGTCAGGAGGAGTTTGCGTTCGGGATCGTGCAGTTGGCGAATTTCCTGGCGGTGCAGCGGGACGCGAACGTATCGAGCGGATGGGCGGCGCTGCGGGATGCGCAGCTTCGCGTGTCGCAGATGGACGAGAACGTGGGTCTGGCGGTGATTATCGACATCGGGGAGGCGGCGGACATTCATCCGAAGAACAAGCAGGACGTGGGCAAGCGGTTGGGGCTCTGGGCGCTGGCGACGGTGTACGGGCGGGACGTGGAGTACTGCGGGCCGATCTATAGGTCGATGAAGGTTGAGGACGGGAAGGTGCGGCTGAGCTTCGACCACGTCGGCGGCGGGTTGACTGCCAGGGGCGACGGACCGCTGAAGGGGTTTGCGATCTGCGGCGAGGATGGCCAGTTCGTCTGGGCGGAGGCGAAGATCGAGGGCGAGACGGTGGTGGTCTGGTCGGAGCAGGTGGCCAAGCCGACGGCGGTGCGGTACGCGTGGGCGGATAATCCGGTGTGCAATCTGTACAACGAGGCGGGTTTGCCGGCGAGTCCGTTTTGGGCGCGGGAGTGA
- a CDS encoding prolipoprotein diacylglyceryl transferase, producing MHPTLFHLGPIPIRSYGFMIMIGFLVAVHLAGRRARKVGADEEFVLNLGLLALVVGIIGARAFFVIHRLPQFLAQPNPVLAMLNIIGGGLEFYGGFLSAVVAVIIYLRLKKKSIRWYLDILAPSIMLGLAFGRIGCLLNGCCWGGVTSLPMAIRFPYFSLPFQHQVFETQQLAVPGEFLVASPDRSPDLFHGEILEMTDEEFQAELETAKPDTPLGAIYGRHHGHLERYGVTLADLRELIERMDLRSLPVHPTQLYSSLNAVFISVILGMYFWRRKRHGMVVAWMFVIYPISRFLLEMVRTDNAQDTFGLTVSQGVSVAVIPLALLLMWVLHRLPEVSPRAKAEMEAHAAKQARPVEGK from the coding sequence TTGCATCCGACACTATTTCACCTGGGTCCGATCCCGATCCGGTCGTACGGTTTCATGATCATGATCGGGTTTCTGGTGGCTGTGCATCTGGCGGGGCGTCGGGCGAGGAAGGTGGGGGCGGATGAGGAGTTCGTGCTGAATCTGGGATTGCTGGCGCTGGTGGTGGGGATCATCGGGGCGCGGGCGTTTTTCGTGATCCACCGGTTGCCGCAGTTTCTGGCCCAGCCGAATCCGGTGTTGGCGATGCTGAACATCATCGGCGGCGGGTTGGAGTTTTACGGCGGGTTCCTCAGCGCGGTGGTCGCGGTGATCATTTACCTGCGGCTGAAGAAGAAGTCGATCCGGTGGTATTTGGACATTCTGGCCCCTTCGATCATGCTGGGACTGGCGTTCGGGCGGATCGGGTGTTTGCTGAACGGCTGTTGCTGGGGCGGCGTGACGAGTCTGCCGATGGCGATCCGGTTTCCGTATTTCAGCCTGCCGTTCCAGCACCAGGTGTTCGAGACGCAGCAGTTGGCGGTGCCGGGCGAGTTTCTGGTGGCCAGTCCGGATCGCAGCCCGGACCTGTTCCACGGCGAGATTCTGGAGATGACGGACGAGGAGTTCCAGGCGGAGCTGGAGACGGCCAAGCCGGACACGCCGCTTGGCGCGATTTACGGCCGGCATCACGGGCACCTGGAGCGGTACGGGGTGACGCTGGCGGATCTGCGCGAATTGATAGAGCGGATGGATTTGCGGTCGCTGCCGGTGCATCCGACGCAGCTCTACTCGTCGCTTAACGCGGTGTTCATTTCGGTGATTTTGGGGATGTATTTCTGGCGGCGGAAGCGTCACGGGATGGTGGTGGCGTGGATGTTCGTGATCTACCCGATCAGCCGGTTTTTGCTGGAGATGGTGCGGACGGACAACGCGCAGGACACGTTCGGGCTGACGGTTTCGCAGGGGGTGAGCGTGGCGGTGATTCCGCTGGCGCTGCTGCTGATGTGGGTGCTGCACCGTCTGCCGGAGGTCTCGCCGCGGGCGAAGGCCGAGATGGAGGCGCATGCGGCGAAGCAGGCCCGGCCGGTTGAGGGGAAGTGA